The following are encoded together in the Mesoterricola sediminis genome:
- a CDS encoding SWIM zinc finger family protein: protein MNTLSERFGTTWWGRLWIHALEQLGDDFENRLPRGKKYAEEGAVSHFTVSPGEIQAKVHGRKTYNVTLGLPALSATQWEKALERIHAESRFVASLLAGEMPQGLDETFREAGASLYPRVPKELQTHCDCPDWANPCKHVAAVCYIMAEALDRDPWLLFDLRGRTREEVLEALQARVEPAQPAPRKRGRPRKEVSVVDLLARRHEMAEPWLRMDEAVYDAPRAAIPEIPIPRAIPPDPSVFIQLGPLPHARIETSLCLAALMHRTAQVVQIQIEEGVGNMEEPEGAPPEQGQAPSPFETPMPPPSSSKSWRHNKKRRWGKG, encoded by the coding sequence GTGAACACCCTGAGCGAGCGTTTCGGCACCACGTGGTGGGGCCGCCTCTGGATCCACGCCCTGGAGCAGCTGGGCGACGACTTCGAGAACCGCCTGCCCCGCGGGAAGAAGTACGCCGAGGAGGGCGCGGTGAGCCACTTCACCGTCAGCCCCGGCGAGATCCAGGCCAAGGTCCACGGCCGCAAGACCTACAACGTCACCCTCGGCCTGCCGGCCCTCAGCGCCACCCAGTGGGAGAAGGCCCTCGAGCGGATCCACGCCGAAAGCCGGTTCGTGGCCTCCCTCCTGGCCGGCGAGATGCCCCAGGGCCTGGACGAGACCTTCCGCGAGGCCGGGGCCAGCCTCTACCCCCGGGTGCCGAAGGAGCTCCAGACGCACTGCGACTGCCCCGACTGGGCGAACCCCTGCAAGCACGTGGCCGCGGTGTGCTACATCATGGCCGAGGCCCTGGACCGGGACCCCTGGCTCCTCTTCGACCTGCGCGGCCGGACCCGGGAAGAGGTCCTGGAGGCCCTGCAGGCCCGCGTCGAGCCCGCCCAGCCCGCCCCCCGCAAGCGCGGGAGGCCGCGGAAGGAGGTCTCCGTCGTGGACCTGCTGGCCCGGCGTCACGAGATGGCCGAACCCTGGCTCCGCATGGACGAGGCCGTCTACGACGCCCCCAGGGCCGCGATCCCCGAGATCCCCATCCCCCGCGCCATCCCCCCGGATCCCTCCGTGTTCATCCAGCTGGGCCCCCTCCCCCACGCCCGGATCGAGACCAGCCTCTGCCTCGCGGCCCTCATGCACCGCACCGCCCAGGTCGTCCAGATCCAGATCGAGGAAGGGGTTGGTAACATGGAGGAGCCCGAGGGCGCGCCCCCCGAGCAGGGCCAGGCGCCCTCCCCCTTCGAAACGCCCATGCCCCCGCCCTCGAGCTCCAAGTCATGGCGCCACAACAAGAAGCGCCGCTGGGGCAAGGGCTGA
- a CDS encoding RidA family protein — MKTISTSSAPGAIGPYSQAKVCGGFLFTAGQIPLVPGTADLIAGGIEAQTEQVIRNLDAVMAAAGTDWSRVVKTTVFLTDMGEFAAFNAVYERMLGGAKPARSTVQVAALPKGARVEIELVAEAGADA, encoded by the coding sequence ATGAAGACCATCTCCACCTCCAGCGCCCCCGGCGCCATCGGTCCCTACTCCCAGGCCAAGGTCTGCGGAGGGTTCCTCTTCACCGCCGGCCAGATCCCCCTCGTCCCCGGGACCGCCGACCTGATCGCCGGCGGCATCGAGGCCCAGACCGAGCAGGTCATCCGGAACCTGGACGCGGTGATGGCCGCCGCAGGCACGGACTGGAGCCGGGTCGTCAAGACCACGGTCTTCCTCACGGACATGGGCGAATTCGCGGCCTTCAACGCGGTGTACGAGCGGATGCTGGGCGGCGCGAAGCCGGCCCGCAGCACCGTCCAGGTCGCCGCCCTTCCCAAGGGCGCCCGCGTGGAGATCGAGCTGGTCGCCGAGGCCGGCGCCGATGCGTGA